In Eremothecium gossypii ATCC 10895 chromosome V, complete sequence, the genomic stretch GTCGCCAGGTGAACATACTTCGATGTCTTCAATAGGTGCAGGATATGGTCTGGTAAAGAGTTCATTGGTAGTTCTAAGCACCTTTAGATAGTCCGGAGTCTAAATGTTGGCGAATGTTGTGGAACGGTTGATTAATTTTATATACTTCGCTACAGACTATCCTTACCTGTACCCCCGAAAGAGATCACATGAGCAAGCTAAATAGACAACCATGGTCTGAACGCGTATGTAGTGTAGTACAAGTGTCTGAGTGCTCCGGGCAATGCATATCGCATGTATTCTGCTGAAGTACGACCAGAAACCTAATTTAGTGACTTTGAAGATTGTTCGCCTACCTTGACGTCGGATACAAGACTGATATCGTCTGTGGTGGAAGTATCCAGCTGCTGAGCCATCTGCTTCTCCTGCTTGATCTGGACTATCAGCGGTGCCCAAGTCGCTAAGATTTTGTTACAATCATCATGATAGCGGGCAAGGTTTTCATCCTGCGCAATTACCTTAAGTAACTTGTAAAGCTTAGAAACGCGTAATGCTTTGTAGTCAAAAAAGGGCGGATCGTTAGAAAGCTTGTTTATTATCGTTCTGAACATTCTATCAGACTCCTTGTATTCCTTCTCAGATGGAGGTTCGTTTCTCTGTACCAAATTGCGCTGCAACTTgttgcgcagcagctgtgCTATGCTGACCCGATTGTCGTAGTCCAGCTTCCTACGTTTGCTCAAAGACGAGGTCTTGGAGAATGACGGTGACGATGCAGATGCTAATATGGGGTGCGCGGCCTTCGTGTCGCCCGCAGGGCCCAGACCGTCGGTATGAGACAACGGAGCTGAGTTGCCTGGCGCCGAAACACTTCTGGCCCGCTTCCTGGAGACCGATGACTTGGTGCTGCCCGTGCGTCGAGTCGTCGGTTTTGGTTCGAATGGATCCTCGCCAGCAGGTATATCCTTCACGTCCTCCAGAATCTCCTCGCGCTCCTCCTGGACTAACCGCTCCTTCATGAAATCAAACAGCCGCTTGTATTCAATAGCCTGCTGGTAGGCCCCGATCAGCGCCTCGTCCTTCGACTTTGAATTTTTCATCCAATCCGTGCACATCTTGTCCGTCAATAGCGTGAGATGTCGCGGCTCCTTCCAGTAATATGAATCGTCGTTGAAAAACGCTACGCACACATAGCTTTTCGATCTCTTGCCTGAGTACACCAACTTGCTCAGGAACCGCTGTGGCACCACCACTGCGGGCCAGGGGGGAAAATCTCCTACCTTGCACAGTACTCTATCCCCCGTCCTAATGTCCTTACTGTTCATTCCCAAACAAGCAGACGAGCAATCCTTTAAACTGCTAAGATTCTTGGTACCTTCGAACGCGTCCCCCACCCCCGGACAGTAGTAGACGACTTAGAACTGTATCCCTGAGTATACTGCGCTCTTCAATACTGCGCCCTATGTTCACAATTGCTGCGTCTTGTCGCTATGCAGATGTGGTAGTACTTCCTTCTGAACGCTATTGATCGTCGTTATTTT encodes the following:
- the PDP3 gene encoding Pdp3p (Syntenic homolog of Saccharomyces cerevisiae YLR455W) is translated as MNSKDIRTGDRVLCKVGDFPPWPAVVVPQRFLSKLVYSGKRSKSYVCVAFFNDDSYYWKEPRHLTLLTDKMCTDWMKNSKSKDEALIGAYQQAIEYKRLFDFMKERLVQEEREEILEDVKDIPAGEDPFEPKPTTRRTGSTKSSVSRKRARSVSAPGNSAPLSHTDGLGPAGDTKAAHPILASASSPSFSKTSSLSKRRKLDYDNRVSIAQLLRNKLQRNLVQRNEPPSEKEYKESDRMFRTIINKLSNDPPFFDYKALRVSKLYKLLKVIAQDENLARYHDDCNKILATWAPLIVQIKQEKQMAQQLDTSTTDDISLVSDVKVGEQSSKSLN